Genomic window (Ananas comosus cultivar F153 linkage group 1, ASM154086v1, whole genome shotgun sequence):
cCCTTCTATGGAGGAATGTTATGTATAAAATCAGAAAAGGTCCCAAAATCACACCACCTTTTTACCTTTTGGTGTGGGCAAAGTGGGGGATTCCTCATCTTTGTCCATCAACTATTCTTGCATTGTAGCGGACTATGCACTGTTAATGTGAAGTTGCGACTGTAATGTCTACTTTGACATGAGAGTGATATAAATCAAACTACTCTCTAAGGCTACATATGAGTTAACTGATTTAAAGCCTCATTTAATAGGCTATACACATAGATTTGTTGAAAGTAAGTGTGATAGTAAGTAGTCTAAGATTAGGCTGAGCGACAAATCATAGTACTCTTACGACTGGCATTTTATTGCAGATATAGAGGTTCCTAAAACTCAGCTATTTTGGCTAATTTGAAATACCTTTTCCTAACCTATTgttagtaatatatatttatatagctTTTTAACTGGTTGAGGCTGCCATGACGAGATCATAAGAAATTTCCAGATCTATGGCAAGCATCTTCTCTAGGAAACCGAGGATCCATGACAATGAAAATAAGGTATTTCATGTTCCTGAAGTCTAAGTAACTCGTAGAGACAAGCAGATATAATACCAAACATGAGCTTTTGGTTACTTTAGTTTGAAGCCAAGATGGTTCTTTTTTAGCTCTTTCGACATGCCGATGTGCAGCATTTGTAGTCTGGGAATTCTTCTCCTAGGAGGGTTAAACTGATTGATTGAATAAAGCTAATGTAGTACACCAATATGacttaactataaatttaatcaGAGGTTCAGTTGTGctagattaaatattttctagaaaacttcagataccttagTTGTATTATAACCTATTTTTGCTTACATATTGTGGTTGACATTGTAACACTTTGCTGTGCTAAGGTGTTGTCCTGGTTACTTGTTAGGAAGTGCCGGTAAAAGTCATTAAGATTTAGCATGCGACAATCACAGAGTTCATTCCTATAAAAGAGGAGGGTAGAGGAAGTAAAATAACTCATTTACCAATAGATTAGCAAGCCACTTGATTATTACTCTCTCAACTTTTATTCAGTTGATGCAAATTTCAAGTAGGCAACTGGAATAGCAACCTCAGATCAATTAAGTATCTCTGAATGATGCATAGGGTGTCtaagttttgtaatttttactGTACCACTATGAATCAGGAGAGGTTTTTTCAACATATTTTGGTAGTGGTTGAGATTGGGTGAGAAATGTCTAACTTGACCCTATGTTACCGAGACTGTAGTTGATCTTATACCTTTTCTAGGATGGTCCCAACACTCTTAAAACCCCCTATTTTAGTTAGAAATTTCAATGTAAGTTATCTTATATGTACTTATAGGAGTTTGACTCCTTTTCATACTTGTATTCATATATAATCTTCTAGCATTTCTTACTTCATTGGATTCTTTCATATGCTATCCAAAATTTTCATGTTCAAAGCCTTCTTTGTTAGCATTGTAGTGAGTATATGAGATCAAAATCATGTCCTTCCCAACCTAAACCTATCAAGTAAACTCGACCACTTTTTGATCTCCAAAAGTTGGCTTGCTGTAAGTTTGGAAGATGCTCAATAACTAAATAGCTTGAACTGGGTTAGggtttatattttttgtaatttatttgaGTTTACTTGACCCTTCAACCAAATATAGCTTGCTTGAGCAGCAGCCTTGTCTCGATAAGACACCCAAATTTCATTAGCTTCATTCTTTTCTATTTGCATAGCTAGTTACTATTTACTCTTTATAACAGCCTTTGCTTTCCATGTTTTTAACAATTCTATAGGACTAGCTTATGCTATTGCAAAATTAGAGGCCACAACTGAACCAATCTAGGAAAGAAGATGACAAACGATAGGGCATTCTTATCTCCCAGAAAAACCCTCCCATAGGCCATAACCCACCCCCCTTTCTCTAATTTACTGTTTTAGCCACTTTGATAGGTGTGTATGTGCAAAGATTTAATAACTGTTTTGACATTGTGAAAACTTTCGTGTTAAAGATACTTCACTTCTTCCtctacaatgcactttttggcTATTTTGGGTTCCATCTGTTTCTTCGCCTTTCTCTTACTTAGAGGTCTTGTCTTTTATGTAGCTTATTATAATCACCATTGCTTACTGCAACTGCAAGTCAAATGGCTAAAATGAGCCTCAAACTCTATTctcattataaaatattaaaatgaattcaaaaatttctGTTATAGCTGTAGAATAGACGGGGTCATTATCTGCAGTTTTTGCTTTGTGTTCATATCACACCTGAAACATTGTAAATAACTGTGCTATCGTATATGCACAATTCAGATGCGAATCAATGAGCAGTGAAAGTAAGCAAAGGGCAGTCATTGGTCGGTGAAGTTGCAATATACAGAAAGCTGTTGCATATAGATAAAGCCTTAGAAAACAATACTTAGATATTTGTGCAAAAGTTTACTAATGGAAGCTAGAAGTTTTGTGAGTCTTGGAAAGTTAGGAAACAAAGGATTGGGATAACTTGAGCTGGAAGTAACTTGTAGTCATAGACACCTAATAGCTTTACATAAATAGATAAAAGGAGCAAACGCTGTCAATTAATAGATCTTATCCGAAGAATGCattatatttctttaaaaatacTGTTATTTTGTTTGTGTAATTTTCCTTACTTTTATGCACAATGCTATAATAATGGACATCGAAAAATTTCATTGTATTTTGTAGGAGGGATGCTATCGTGGCTCTTTCATACGCCTTGATATTTTGTTTTCTCAAAATCTCTTGTTGCATAAGcctttatttcaaaattttcggGCTTTCTGCTGTCTTTATAATTCTTGGAATTTTACTACCCATATGCCTTAAAATTTCTAGGTACAAAAAGTTAGCCAGGAAAAGGGATAGAAGATTATTGTTACCTTTAtctgtatagatatatataagagatttaaaactcttttttattttgagtgACCACTGGTATATGGAAATCACTTAATTCTCTTCGATTTAAGTATTGATATTGCTCGCCAAAAACTTGAATCTCACTTTTATTATGAATTTCTTCCTTTACTGAATCAACATGGTATCTGTTTCCAATCCTACTTCTGATCGGAAATTTCGCTTTTGGGACCCTAAAAGCTTATTTCATCTTCCAACCACAACCACAACTTTTTGGACTTTTTCTTGTTTAACAAGTAGCTCCTGATTTGGGAGCAGTGAAGTTATTCCAGGAGCATAGCAAAACAGGATGATGTTATACCTGCTTTTGACATTTTGAAAGCTACATACGTGGTCAAGCATTTATGAAGAATGAAAATAAGAAACATTCCTTATCGCTTATCTTCTATTTCATGCGGCAGAATTTTAATGCTGCTTTTTCAACTGCTTGtagtctttttgtttttttttttttttttttttttttcttgaagtatttatataaattatctaatttaaaaaataaattttagagagtTATAGTTGGATGACTCTTTTTAGTATAATacacatagttagttaattcggattcggcaaaatttcggtacggatataatacgtataaaattcgttttctaatttttaaatttgttgaaaaattcggcttaaaaaacgaattcggtataaaatataaaatataagatataaaatataaaataatttatatttaaaaataaaactataagttttttattcatattttcaataattcggcaataattcgcgaattattcgcgaataattcggctggcccaaatattcgcgaataatttcctttctttcggaaaaattcgtaaacggaccgtttaattcggattttcaataattcgcgaataattcgcgaatttactaactaggataatatatatatatatatatatatatatatatatatatatatatatatatatatttgctctTGAATTTGTTAATGTGTGAAAATTTTGGTATTGTCATTACTCtttgtttaaactttaaatgcTACACTTGGTTCTATTACTTGGTTCGCAATTCTTGGAGGGGTAAATAATACCCAAACAATCTTGAACCATTTAGTGTTGTTTTGATTTGGTCCTTGATATCAAAATTGTTACAATTAGGTTccacaatattttcttttagttgTAATTTTATAGTTTCTGTTTTAGTTTCTTTCTAAATTGGATAGAATTATCTGAGTAAATTGTATTGGAATTTCCTTCgttgttattattttacttaGTACCAGTAACTTGTGTCAAGATTCGATACCTTAGAGCATGGGAACATCACATTCATAAGATAGAGATGGTTAATTATTGTTTGCTTAGTTAAATGTAGGTAGTGAGTTAAATTAAGGGGCCGCTTGGTTCAAGGTTTGTAATATTCCGGAGATAccgtaaattttatatttggagcAGCAAGTTTGTTACTAATTTATCAAACCgcttgggtttggagtttgTTAGTAActattatattcttattaatggaCTAATAATGATTCCCATCAAATATGAAAATGAGAATACCTTCTAACTCATCATAATCTAGTATTTCTACCATTTAGGATTTGCAATAATTCCACGACTTCACTAACATCTTTTACAAATTACCTGACTAAAGTTGAATgacaataatttaaatatataagataGAAAACATGGAAGATTACCGGAATTTACAAACAGTGAATTAAACTTATGATGATTACCCTCTAATTGTGAAGTTAGTTGATGGGTTTCTTATTTGTGACTTTTGTTTCCGTTTTCTAGGCTTTTGAACTCTTAGTAATGATTGGGATTTGATCAATTACTAATTTTGGGTTACGCGGCTATTCTCtgatcatgcatgcatgtggtTCTCTTTGAGCGGTCAAAGCGCATGCGTTGCTAATCTTTAACAAGTTTCAGAAAGCTGAGTTAAATATTGTTTGCCATCCTCTTATTGTGTGCTACTTGATGGGCTCTTTTTT
Coding sequences:
- the LOC109720375 gene encoding uncharacterized protein LOC109720375 isoform X1, translating into MRGDDHAVEARGSAEGASDPIPSRYVARPHHLLPQTLHRHQILDHHHGKISDFGSSPWQNLRRDAIVALSYALIFCFLKISCCISLYFKIFGLSAVFIILGILLPICLKISRYKKLARKRDRRLLLPLSV